A window of Nicotiana tabacum cultivar K326 chromosome 24, ASM71507v2, whole genome shotgun sequence contains these coding sequences:
- the LOC107781715 gene encoding fructose-bisphosphate aldolase 6, cytosolic encodes MSCYKGKYADELIANASYIATPGKGILAADESTGTIGKRLSSINVENVEDNRRALRELLFLTPGALQYLSGVILFEETLYQKTASGKPFVDVLKEGGVLPGIKVDKGTVELPGTDGETTTQGLDGLAERCQKYYAAGARFAKWRAVLKIGANEPSQLAINDNANGLARYAIICQQNGLVPIVEPEILVDGGHDINKCADVTERVLAACYKALNDHHVLLEGTLLKPNMVTPGSESPKVAPEVIAEYTVRALQRTMPAAVPAVVFLSGGQSEEEATRNLNAMNKLQTKRPWTLSFSFGRALQQSTLKAWGGKVENVEKARAAFLTRCKANSEATLGKYVGSSNLSEGASESLHVKDYKY; translated from the exons ATGTCTTGCTACAAGGGAAAATACGCCG ATGAGCTCATCGCAAATGCTTCATACATAGCCACCCCTGGTAAGGGTATCCTTGCTGCTGACGAGTCTACTGGCACAATTGGCAAGCGTCTATCTAGTATTAATGTTGAGAATGTTGAGGATAACCGGAGGGCTCTCCGAGAGCTGCTCTTCCTCACACCTGGTGCTCTTCAGTACCTTAGTGGAGTTATCTTGTTTGAGGAAACCCTTTATCAGAAGACTGCATCGG GCAAGCCTTTTGTTGATGTCTTGAAGGAGGGTGGAGTTCTCCCTGGAATTAAAGTCGACAAGGGTACCGTAGAGCTTCCTGGAACCGATGGTGAGACGACTACTCAGGGTTTGGATGGCCTTGCCGAGCGCTGCCAAAAATACTATGCTGCTGGTGCTAGGTTTGCAAAATGGCGTGCAGTGCTCAAGATTGGTGCCAACGAACCTTCTCAGCTTGCTATCAATGACAATGCCAATGGCCTTGCAAGATATGCCATCATCTGCCAGCAGAACGGTCTTGTCCCCATTGTTGAACCTGAGATCCTTGTTGATGGAGGCCACGACATTAACAAATGTGCCGATGTCACCGAGCGTGTTCTTGCTGCTTGCTACAAGGCTCTCAATGACCACCATGTCCTCCTCGAGGGTACATTGTTGAAGCCCAACATGGTCACTCCTGGATCTGAATCCCCCAAAGTTGCACCAGAAGTGATCGCAGAGTACACTGTACGTGCCTTGCAGCGAACAATGCCAGCTGCTGTCCCTGCTGTGGTTTTCTTGTCTGGTGGTCAGAGTGAGGAAGAGGCTACCCGCAACCTCAATGCCATGAACAAGCTACAGACCAAGAGGCCATGGACTCTCTCATTCTCCTTCGGACGTGCTCTTCAGCAGAGCACTCTCAAAGCCTGGGGTGGAAAGGTGGAAAATGTTGAGAAGGCCCGTGCTGCATTCCTTACGAGGTGCAAGGCCAACTCCGAGGCTACCCTTGGAAAGTATGTTGGTAGTTCCAACTTGAGCGAGGGTGCTTCCGAGAGCCTTCACGTCAAGGACTACAAGTATTAG